Proteins co-encoded in one Polaromonas vacuolata genomic window:
- a CDS encoding response regulator, whose translation MSITSTSAVSSGLKVLVIDDSNTIRRSAEIFLKQGGHEVMLAEDGFDALGKVNDYQPHIIFCDILMPRLDGYQTCAIIKRNIKFTNVPIVMLSSKDGVFDKARGRMVGSEDYLTKPFTKDQLLQTVKNLGYANNGEK comes from the coding sequence GTGAGTATTACAAGTACAAGCGCTGTAAGTTCTGGACTCAAGGTTCTCGTCATCGATGACAGCAACACCATACGTCGCAGCGCTGAAATATTTCTCAAACAGGGCGGCCACGAGGTCATGCTTGCCGAAGATGGCTTTGACGCTTTAGGCAAGGTCAACGACTACCAACCCCATATCATTTTTTGCGACATCTTGATGCCACGACTGGACGGCTATCAGACCTGCGCCATCATCAAGCGCAACATCAAATTCACGAATGTACCGATTGTCATGCTGTCCTCCAAGGACGGTGTCTTTGACAAAGCCAGAGGCCGAATGGTGGGCTCAGAAGACTATCTCACCAAGCCGTTTACAAAAGACCAGTTGTTGCAAACAGTCAAAAATCTGGGCTACGCAAATAATGGAGAAAAGTAA
- a CDS encoding response regulator transcription factor, which produces MAIKKILIIDDSKTELMYLSDLLIKNGFSVKTAENAEDAFRRLVEEKPELILMDVVMPGQNGFQLTRSISRDPQYADIPIMMCTSKNQETDKVWGMRQGAKDYITKPVDAAELLAKIKALG; this is translated from the coding sequence ATGGCGATTAAAAAAATCTTGATCATTGATGACTCGAAAACCGAGTTGATGTATCTCAGCGATCTACTGATTAAAAATGGCTTTTCTGTCAAGACAGCAGAAAATGCAGAAGACGCGTTTCGCCGCCTCGTTGAAGAAAAGCCTGAGCTGATATTGATGGATGTCGTCATGCCCGGACAAAACGGTTTTCAGCTCACACGTTCCATCTCACGCGACCCTCAGTACGCGGACATTCCCATCATGATGTGCACCAGTAAAAATCAAGAAACCGATAAGGTCTGGGGCATGCGTCAAGGCGCTAAAGACTACATTACAAAGCCGGTAGATGCTGCCGAGTTGCTCGCGAAAATCAAGGCCCTTGGCTAA
- a CDS encoding chemotaxis protein CheW — translation MANRQALKDLQIRLAERLQLARTEGVAPSWLAVEVGANHYLFSMAQAGEIFPWVSTHPVPYTKSWFLGVANLRGGLFGVVDLESHLTGPAAVPRRAAPNKESMLVTLNASLEVNCALLVDRLAGMRNQKAFTAFAPKLPESPDYFGNRYTDHAGVVWQEIDLQLLAQQSSFLTLGA, via the coding sequence ATGGCAAACCGGCAAGCACTTAAAGATTTGCAAATCCGTCTGGCAGAACGGCTGCAACTAGCCCGTACCGAAGGTGTTGCACCATCGTGGTTAGCGGTTGAAGTTGGTGCAAACCACTATCTGTTTTCAATGGCGCAGGCCGGAGAAATCTTCCCTTGGGTTTCAACCCATCCCGTCCCCTATACCAAGTCTTGGTTTTTGGGCGTAGCCAATCTACGCGGTGGACTGTTTGGGGTGGTCGACTTAGAAAGTCATCTGACCGGACCGGCAGCGGTGCCGCGGCGTGCGGCACCGAACAAAGAATCCATGCTGGTCACTCTGAATGCTTCGCTAGAGGTCAATTGCGCGCTACTGGTAGACAGATTGGCAGGCATGCGCAACCAAAAAGCATTCACCGCGTTCGCCCCAAAACTACCCGAATCGCCCGACTATTTCGGCAACCGCTACACCGACCACGCGGGCGTAGTTTGGCAGGAGATAGACCTGCAGCTATTGGCCCAACAATCGAGTTTTTTGACCCTAGGCGCCTAG
- a CDS encoding methyl-accepting chemotaxis protein, whose amino-acid sequence MSVLKKIRQLFAPRPSQPEDISDSNLLGSNLQDAFRTEPSNENSFAGLNMAQSDAADSAQNSDLINLPLLGRKSAAQHQRSLLMMLGLSILVLGGVAYKAVSQADAVAQQVAATGQSLMQSQRLAKSVSQALVGSAQAFPDVKESAEVLAKTLRGLKSGATSIRLKPVDAALQSDVAKVMPLMEQAEKNAAVVMGQQAILTQISAALRTINRQSSDLLEIAETVSSLKLQQGAAPTEISAAGQLVMLTQRIGKSANEFLTTEGVNPEAVFLLGKDLNSFKEIALGLQNGSPELRLGGTKEPQTRERLDALLTMFEQTRVQASAILGNLQGLVAARQAQSSIIIDSEPLRRGLETLQDKLSSQTGLGIESIAALLVAALFGLSCAIAIARVQLQDSRQRQLLAERQQIEARSQEHDAKRVNDANQAAILRLMNELQTVAEGDLTQEATVTEDITGAIADSVNYTIEELRQLVGNVQNTASRVAQTTARVENTSTELLAASTEQLHEIRETGQSVLDMASRINVVSAQAQESSHVARLSLVAAESGLQAVQNAIGGMNAIRDQIQETSKRIKRLGESSQEIGEITELISDITEQTNVLALNAAIQAASAGEAGRGFSVVAEEVQRLAERSADATRQISALVKAIQTDTQDAVAAMERSTQGVVEGAKLSDNAGTALTEIDRVSRRLAELIEQISNSASREAESANIVASNIQHIFAVTEQTGEGTRSTAEQVRDLSRIADELRKSVSRFKIA is encoded by the coding sequence ATGTCTGTGTTGAAAAAAATCCGCCAACTGTTTGCGCCTCGCCCGTCACAGCCCGAAGACATTAGTGACTCGAACTTACTAGGGTCTAATTTACAAGACGCATTTCGCACAGAACCCAGCAACGAAAACTCTTTTGCGGGCCTAAACATGGCCCAGTCCGACGCGGCTGATAGCGCGCAAAACTCAGACCTGATAAACCTACCGCTGCTGGGGCGCAAAAGCGCCGCCCAACACCAGCGCAGCCTACTCATGATGCTAGGCCTGTCGATACTGGTACTGGGCGGCGTTGCCTACAAAGCCGTCAGTCAGGCCGACGCCGTTGCCCAACAGGTCGCCGCCACTGGCCAATCATTGATGCAGTCCCAGCGTCTGGCCAAGTCGGTCTCGCAAGCGTTGGTGGGCAGCGCTCAGGCTTTTCCTGACGTCAAAGAAAGTGCCGAGGTGCTGGCTAAAACTCTGCGCGGCCTAAAGTCTGGGGCAACGTCAATACGCCTTAAACCCGTCGATGCAGCACTGCAAAGTGACGTCGCCAAAGTAATGCCCTTGATGGAACAAGCCGAGAAAAATGCTGCTGTCGTCATGGGCCAACAAGCCATCTTGACTCAAATCAGCGCAGCTCTGCGCACCATCAACCGCCAGTCTTCCGATCTACTGGAAATCGCTGAGACGGTATCCTCACTCAAGCTGCAACAAGGTGCAGCGCCAACTGAGATCTCCGCTGCTGGCCAGCTGGTGATGCTGACTCAGCGAATTGGCAAGTCAGCCAACGAATTTTTAACCACCGAAGGCGTGAATCCCGAAGCCGTTTTCTTGCTGGGCAAAGACTTGAACTCATTCAAAGAAATCGCTCTTGGTTTGCAAAATGGCAGTCCCGAGTTGCGTCTAGGCGGAACCAAAGAGCCTCAAACGCGTGAGCGTCTCGACGCACTGCTGACAATGTTTGAACAAACTCGAGTCCAAGCCAGTGCTATTTTAGGCAATCTGCAGGGTTTGGTGGCAGCTCGGCAAGCCCAGTCCTCAATCATCATCGACAGCGAACCGCTGCGGCGCGGCCTTGAGACGCTGCAGGACAAGTTGTCCTCACAAACCGGTCTGGGTATCGAATCAATCGCCGCGCTGCTGGTCGCTGCTTTATTTGGTCTGAGCTGCGCAATCGCTATTGCACGCGTGCAACTACAAGACAGCCGCCAACGCCAATTACTGGCTGAGCGCCAGCAAATAGAAGCGCGCAGTCAAGAACACGATGCCAAGCGCGTCAACGACGCCAACCAAGCGGCCATTTTGCGACTAATGAACGAATTGCAAACCGTCGCCGAGGGTGATTTGACCCAAGAAGCGACCGTCACTGAAGACATCACTGGCGCGATTGCCGACTCGGTCAACTACACCATCGAAGAACTCCGTCAGCTGGTGGGCAACGTGCAAAACACCGCGAGCCGGGTGGCGCAAACCACTGCCAGGGTTGAGAACACCTCCACGGAACTTCTCGCGGCCTCCACTGAACAGCTGCATGAGATCCGTGAAACCGGTCAATCGGTCCTTGACATGGCATCACGAATCAACGTGGTATCGGCGCAGGCCCAAGAATCCTCCCACGTCGCTCGCCTCTCACTCGTTGCGGCCGAGTCCGGTCTGCAAGCGGTGCAAAACGCCATAGGCGGTATGAACGCCATCCGCGACCAAATCCAAGAGACCTCTAAGCGCATCAAGCGCTTGGGCGAATCGTCCCAAGAAATTGGTGAAATCACCGAACTGATCTCCGACATCACCGAGCAGACCAATGTACTGGCGCTGAATGCCGCCATTCAGGCGGCCTCCGCCGGTGAGGCCGGCCGAGGCTTTTCTGTAGTGGCCGAGGAAGTACAACGCTTAGCCGAACGATCGGCTGACGCCACACGACAAATTTCTGCACTCGTCAAGGCGATTCAAACCGACACCCAAGACGCCGTTGCCGCCATGGAGCGCTCTACCCAGGGCGTGGTGGAAGGCGCCAAGCTATCCGACAACGCCGGCACAGCGCTCACCGAGATTGACCGCGTATCGCGCCGATTGGCCGAGCTGATTGAGCAGATTTCAAACTCTGCTTCACGCGAAGCGGAATCGGCCAATATTGTGGCCAGCAACATCCAACACATTTTTGCGGTGACCGAGCAAACCGGCGAAGGCACGCGATCTACCGCCGAGCAAGTGCGTGATCTGTCTCGAATAGCCGATGAGTTGCGCAAGTCTGTATCCCGGTTCAAGATTGCCTGA
- a CDS encoding Hpt domain-containing protein translates to MQDATLNQDFNDNEIDSDLGPLAWVLDELKKSLDSAAKSLRRFVREAEAAQGLDSAALDTDQLRIAQLQLQQAVGALEMVGFSYPALLLRGMETAIKRFVQKPGLCSKDAIHRIERASFALTDYLDAVLAAKPLSAVALFPQYCEVMELSQAERIHPADLWANDWRWLSPELSLPPSGGTYDTATRAVFDRSVLQIMRGALDPAALDLQTLALSLAAGAATKEPRIFWLIAAAFFQALYQGLIDADIYAKRTASRLLLQYAAFSQNDTNINERLAQDLLFFCAQAVPPHASDTPVLTAVRAVYQLSSDKPVDYTRIQFGRFDPALLSQARKRIASAKETWSSICAGDSNKYKLVLEQFNLVTESLLKLHPPSEPLANALIHAVEVTTHTAQAPSTELAMEVATSVLYLEAALGDLDPHDPQLASRIAYLAERLVQVQNGGAAQPLQSWMEELYRRVSDKQTMGSVVGELRLALGVLEKSLDLFFRNSQDKNVLRQVPNQLAQMRGVLSVLGLDQAAQAVQHMRIGVEEMLIEETTLPGEFAAHTLANFEPLGNNLSALSFLIDMLNYQPKLAKKLFVYDELKGELRPSMGRAKRADSLIASVTVSREMPADPAKTSPAFDINDDGLVLIPAPTLAASALSNANTATGTVISAPVVDTGSQTNTEPVIALETPISPAQKKQNAALQQDDWQEDDLRDIFLEEAREVCANGQAALAALVDSPRDISHLTILRRVFHTLKGSSRMVGLNTFGEAAWSVEQLLNRWLAEQKPATLELREICIESLNGFSRWVDDIAAGSDSDWSATTFSAVADAMRLHDQRLPLDLPISAPTSSPQRSDTSDSSSLKLVQVEPAPHAMTGDEMLNFTLSQLDTMPTSVLDQPPSPEPDQKEFVEPLTRLPQTLQSDEEESQAAKNISDQAEFLDFPDFTPELDDLATNQDALALSSENESVELELSNADFDSHFLNVAQSSDTLVPKETAATPKATESEDHGEHIDSNADQTKVIGDLRISIPLYNVFLNEADEWSRRLVTEMSEWSLERQHPAGDKLVTLAHSLAGSSATVGFHSLSSIARALEHGLQKSQAHYDLSEDTSHIDLFVRTAEEIRRLLHQFAAGFLKTPDPALLAKLKALDYPELPPMSATQDADYESETSSDLGQFSIKPVLATPLSTPALPLPLPIKAVSEVETFTPAFEHAKVFALEGLNLDLNLDLDLDLDLDLDLDLDLDLDLDLKNDDIDAKDAIDAELFPIFNEEVEELMPQLGGALRQWSVRLDNLGARSEVLRLLHTLKGSARLAGAMRLGEMAHRMESEIIFQGSDAAAGQDFDSLLSRFDTMQQCLEGLRAAGKASPTHEPRNAEKIAEPTASPRDISLMSDAAALMTEASHLPIPAPQAIKLQPLHQAASANVRVRSQLLDRLVNQAGEIIITRSRLEIALDQLRSALGDMTGNLNRLRQQLREIELQAETQMQSRLAQVKDQVDFDPLEFDRFTQVQELTRMMAETVNDVATVQRTLQSTVQSTEDELVAQARQTRQLQRDLLRTRMVEFDSISERLYRLVRQAAKESGKKVKLDLLGGNMEMDRGMLDRLTPAFEHLLRNCVAHGIESPELRVRSGKDAAGLITIDVRQDGNDVSLTISDDGAGLDLGRIKEKALALGLMSQEQTLSDNEAANLIFQPGFSTATKLTELSGRGIGLDVVRTEVNGVGGKIETLTQAGQGTHFKLVLPLTTAVTQVVMMRATALNWGVPANLIETVRRTSAKELQQAYDTGQLDVGGQLIPFFWAGALLQASQRSTEIQKKTTPVVILRSASQRIALHVDEVMGNREVVVKNLGPQLSRLPGLAGMSVLASGAVVLIYNPVALAAIYGQQAKRWSADSAESSMSESLTSTKLSGAQDSPTPDFLPLAQPSLAPLILVVDDSITVRRVTQRLLQREGYRVALAADGLQALQCLQTEVPQVVLSDIEMPRMDGFDLARNIRGDSRLAALPIIMITSRIAEKHREHAMDLGVNHYLGKPFSEDELMTLVRQYCTATPTT, encoded by the coding sequence ATGCAAGACGCCACCCTGAACCAAGATTTCAACGATAACGAGATCGACAGTGACCTCGGCCCGTTAGCATGGGTACTCGATGAGCTCAAAAAGTCACTTGACAGCGCCGCCAAATCGCTAAGACGCTTCGTCAGGGAGGCTGAGGCGGCTCAAGGCTTAGACAGCGCAGCGCTAGACACCGATCAGCTCAGAATTGCTCAACTACAACTACAACAAGCTGTTGGCGCGCTAGAAATGGTGGGATTCAGCTATCCAGCGCTGTTGCTGCGCGGCATGGAAACGGCTATAAAGCGGTTTGTACAAAAGCCTGGACTGTGCAGCAAGGACGCCATACACCGCATAGAGCGGGCCAGCTTTGCTTTAACCGATTACCTCGATGCAGTCTTAGCAGCCAAGCCCTTGTCGGCTGTCGCGCTGTTTCCGCAGTATTGCGAAGTCATGGAGTTAAGCCAAGCCGAGCGCATTCACCCCGCCGATCTGTGGGCCAATGACTGGCGCTGGCTCTCTCCAGAGCTGTCACTACCGCCATCTGGTGGTACTTATGACACGGCAACCCGCGCCGTATTTGACCGCTCGGTGTTGCAAATCATGAGGGGCGCTTTGGATCCAGCAGCGCTCGACCTTCAGACTCTTGCGCTGAGCCTAGCCGCCGGCGCAGCAACAAAAGAGCCGCGGATTTTTTGGTTGATTGCCGCCGCTTTTTTTCAAGCCCTATACCAAGGCCTGATTGACGCCGATATTTATGCCAAACGCACAGCTTCGCGCCTGCTGCTGCAATACGCAGCATTTAGCCAGAACGACACAAACATCAATGAGCGACTGGCCCAAGACCTGCTGTTTTTCTGTGCCCAAGCAGTTCCCCCGCACGCAAGCGATACGCCAGTACTAACGGCAGTGCGCGCCGTCTATCAGTTGTCCAGCGATAAGCCAGTCGATTACACGCGAATACAGTTCGGCCGCTTCGATCCAGCGCTGCTAAGCCAAGCGCGTAAGCGCATCGCCTCGGCCAAAGAGACCTGGTCTTCGATTTGCGCCGGCGATAGTAATAAATATAAGCTAGTGCTAGAGCAGTTCAACCTAGTGACTGAGTCGCTATTGAAGTTACACCCACCCAGCGAGCCCTTAGCCAATGCCTTAATCCATGCAGTTGAGGTGACCACACACACGGCTCAAGCACCCAGTACAGAGCTAGCCATGGAGGTCGCGACCTCTGTGCTTTACCTTGAGGCGGCGCTTGGCGATCTGGATCCGCACGACCCACAACTCGCCTCCCGCATTGCCTATCTGGCAGAACGCCTTGTGCAGGTGCAAAACGGTGGCGCGGCGCAACCGCTGCAATCTTGGATGGAGGAGTTATACCGCCGAGTCAGTGACAAACAAACCATGGGCAGCGTGGTCGGCGAACTGCGCCTTGCGCTGGGCGTTCTGGAAAAGTCGCTAGACCTATTTTTTCGAAATTCGCAGGACAAAAACGTCTTGCGCCAAGTACCAAACCAACTCGCGCAGATGCGCGGCGTGCTGTCAGTACTAGGCCTAGATCAGGCGGCTCAAGCGGTGCAGCACATGCGCATTGGCGTAGAGGAAATGCTGATCGAAGAAACCACTCTGCCCGGTGAGTTCGCCGCTCATACGCTGGCCAACTTTGAGCCTTTGGGCAACAACCTTAGCGCTCTGAGTTTCCTGATCGACATGCTGAACTACCAACCAAAGTTAGCAAAAAAACTATTCGTCTACGACGAACTCAAGGGCGAACTTCGGCCTAGCATGGGCCGCGCCAAACGCGCCGACTCGCTAATTGCCAGCGTCACAGTTAGCCGCGAGATGCCGGCTGACCCAGCGAAAACGTCACCCGCATTCGACATAAACGATGACGGCTTAGTGTTGATCCCCGCGCCAACCCTTGCCGCGTCAGCATTATCAAATGCTAATACTGCGACCGGAACTGTCATCAGTGCGCCAGTTGTCGATACTGGCTCTCAAACGAATACCGAGCCCGTCATAGCGCTAGAAACACCAATTTCTCCTGCGCAGAAAAAACAAAACGCTGCGCTGCAACAGGACGATTGGCAAGAAGACGATTTGCGCGATATTTTCCTCGAAGAAGCCCGAGAAGTCTGTGCCAATGGCCAAGCAGCGCTAGCAGCGCTGGTTGACTCACCTCGCGACATCAGCCACCTGACCATTTTGCGGCGCGTATTTCACACGCTTAAAGGTAGCTCGCGCATGGTCGGGCTGAACACTTTTGGCGAAGCCGCCTGGTCAGTCGAACAACTGCTCAACCGTTGGCTGGCTGAACAAAAGCCGGCAACTCTAGAGCTCAGAGAAATTTGTATAGAGTCACTGAATGGCTTTTCCAGATGGGTCGACGACATCGCTGCGGGAAGCGACAGCGACTGGTCAGCAACGACTTTTAGCGCCGTTGCTGACGCCATGCGATTGCACGACCAGCGACTGCCGCTAGACCTACCGATCTCAGCGCCGACGAGCTCGCCTCAGAGGTCGGATACGTCTGACTCATCCAGCCTCAAGCTGGTCCAAGTCGAGCCAGCCCCGCATGCAATGACGGGTGACGAGATGCTTAACTTTACGCTCTCGCAGTTAGACACCATGCCGACGTCAGTCCTAGATCAGCCGCCCTCGCCGGAGCCAGATCAAAAAGAATTTGTAGAACCGTTGACCCGCTTGCCGCAAACGCTACAGAGCGATGAAGAAGAAAGCCAAGCCGCAAAAAATATATCCGACCAAGCCGAGTTTCTTGACTTTCCCGATTTCACGCCAGAGCTTGACGACCTAGCGACTAACCAAGATGCATTGGCTCTCAGCTCGGAAAATGAAAGCGTCGAGCTAGAGCTGTCCAACGCCGACTTTGACTCGCATTTTCTAAATGTGGCGCAGTCCTCGGACACACTGGTACCTAAAGAAACCGCAGCCACACCAAAAGCCACCGAGAGTGAAGACCACGGCGAGCACATTGACAGCAATGCCGATCAAACCAAAGTTATTGGTGATTTGCGCATCAGCATACCGCTCTACAACGTATTCCTGAACGAGGCCGATGAGTGGTCGCGCCGCTTAGTTACAGAAATGTCAGAGTGGTCTTTAGAGCGCCAACATCCTGCCGGCGACAAGCTTGTCACATTAGCCCATTCGCTAGCGGGGAGTTCCGCCACTGTGGGGTTTCACAGCCTGTCATCAATTGCCCGCGCGCTCGAGCATGGACTGCAAAAATCGCAAGCGCACTACGACCTCAGCGAAGATACATCGCACATAGATTTATTCGTCAGAACCGCCGAAGAAATACGCCGCTTGCTGCATCAGTTCGCGGCCGGTTTTCTGAAAACACCCGATCCAGCTTTGTTGGCAAAACTCAAAGCGCTTGACTACCCAGAGCTGCCGCCTATGTCGGCAACGCAGGACGCGGACTATGAGTCCGAAACCAGCAGCGACCTTGGGCAATTCAGCATCAAGCCCGTATTAGCCACCCCGCTCTCAACGCCAGCTTTGCCTTTGCCTTTGCCGATTAAAGCCGTGTCAGAAGTCGAGACATTTACGCCCGCTTTTGAGCATGCAAAAGTGTTTGCCCTCGAGGGTCTAAATTTGGATCTAAATCTGGATTTGGATTTGGATTTGGATTTGGATTTGGATTTGGATTTGGATCTGGATCTGGACTTAGACCTTAAAAACGATGACATCGACGCCAAAGATGCAATCGATGCAGAACTCTTTCCTATCTTTAACGAAGAGGTCGAAGAGCTCATGCCTCAGCTAGGCGGCGCCTTGCGCCAATGGTCTGTCAGACTGGACAACTTGGGCGCACGCTCAGAAGTGCTGCGCCTGCTTCACACCCTCAAGGGCAGCGCACGTCTAGCCGGTGCAATGCGACTGGGTGAGATGGCGCACCGCATGGAGTCTGAAATTATTTTTCAAGGCTCGGATGCCGCTGCCGGCCAAGACTTCGACAGCCTGCTCAGTCGCTTCGATACGATGCAGCAATGCCTTGAAGGCTTGCGCGCAGCCGGAAAAGCTAGCCCGACTCACGAGCCGCGCAATGCCGAAAAAATTGCTGAACCCACTGCGAGCCCAAGAGACATAAGCCTAATGTCTGACGCCGCTGCGCTGATGACAGAGGCCAGCCATTTGCCGATCCCAGCACCGCAGGCCATAAAGCTGCAGCCGCTGCATCAAGCCGCATCAGCCAACGTCCGGGTGCGCTCACAGCTTCTAGACAGGCTGGTCAACCAAGCCGGTGAAATCATAATTACGCGCTCGCGGCTTGAAATAGCACTGGACCAGTTGCGCAGCGCTTTAGGTGACATGACAGGTAATTTAAACCGCTTGCGCCAGCAACTGCGTGAGATCGAGTTACAGGCCGAAACGCAGATGCAGTCAAGGCTGGCGCAAGTTAAAGATCAGGTCGACTTTGATCCCCTGGAGTTTGACCGTTTCACTCAAGTTCAAGAGCTGACTCGCATGATGGCTGAGACGGTGAACGACGTCGCAACCGTACAGCGTACCTTGCAAAGTACCGTGCAATCGACTGAGGATGAGTTGGTCGCCCAAGCCCGGCAGACTCGACAATTGCAGCGCGATTTGCTACGCACCCGGATGGTGGAATTCGACTCCATCTCAGAGCGGCTTTATCGCTTGGTACGTCAAGCGGCTAAGGAATCGGGCAAAAAGGTAAAACTAGATCTGCTGGGCGGCAACATGGAAATGGACCGGGGCATGTTAGATCGCCTGACACCGGCCTTTGAGCATTTGCTGCGCAACTGCGTGGCCCACGGGATAGAAAGTCCAGAGCTGCGCGTGCGCTCTGGCAAAGACGCCGCCGGACTCATCACCATCGATGTGCGTCAAGATGGCAATGACGTTTCATTAACGATTAGTGATGACGGAGCGGGCCTCGATTTGGGCCGCATCAAAGAAAAAGCGCTGGCCTTAGGTTTGATGTCGCAAGAGCAAACACTCTCAGACAATGAAGCGGCTAATTTGATTTTTCAACCCGGTTTTTCGACTGCCACCAAACTCACCGAACTCTCTGGCCGAGGCATAGGTCTTGACGTAGTGCGCACCGAAGTAAATGGCGTTGGCGGCAAAATAGAAACCCTCACCCAAGCCGGCCAAGGCACGCATTTCAAGCTGGTGTTGCCGCTAACTACGGCCGTGACACAAGTCGTGATGATGCGTGCAACTGCGCTGAACTGGGGTGTGCCCGCCAATCTAATAGAGACGGTGCGCCGCACCAGCGCCAAAGAGTTACAGCAAGCCTACGACACTGGCCAGCTCGATGTGGGAGGCCAGCTGATACCGTTTTTTTGGGCCGGCGCTTTGCTACAGGCGTCGCAGCGCAGCACCGAAATACAGAAAAAAACTACGCCGGTTGTGATTTTGCGCAGCGCCTCACAGCGCATTGCTCTGCACGTCGACGAAGTCATGGGCAACCGTGAAGTGGTGGTAAAAAATCTCGGTCCACAACTGTCTCGCTTACCAGGCTTGGCCGGTATGTCGGTGCTGGCATCGGGCGCGGTAGTGCTGATTTACAACCCAGTCGCACTGGCTGCTATTTACGGCCAACAAGCCAAGCGCTGGAGTGCCGACAGCGCCGAGTCAAGCATGTCGGAATCGCTCACCAGTACAAAATTATCTGGCGCACAAGACTCGCCAACACCAGACTTTTTACCACTTGCTCAGCCCAGTCTTGCGCCGCTGATCTTAGTCGTCGACGACTCCATCACCGTGCGGCGCGTAACCCAGCGGCTGCTGCAACGGGAAGGCTATCGCGTGGCCTTGGCGGCGGACGGCTTGCAGGCCTTGCAATGCCTGCAAACAGAAGTTCCTCAAGTGGTTTTGTCAGATATCGAAATGCCGCGCATGGATGGGTTTGATTTAGCGCGCAATATTCGCGGCGATTCACGTCTGGCGGCACTACCCATAATCATGATCACTTCGCGCATTGCAGAAAAACACCGAGAACACGCGATGGACTTGGGCGTCAACCACTATCTGGGCAAACCGTTTTCAGAAGATGAGTTAATGACATTGGTACGGCAATATTGCACTGCAACGCCCACCACTTAA